The region GAAATTCACCTTGTACTTAGAGACAAATTCTTCGATCTTATCCTTTTGCTCGGAATAAGATTTGGAGAATTCTTCCAGATATTCTGCACCTTTAAAGTGGATCTGCCCCAGTCTCTCTTCAAGACCTTTGATGGCATCCATAGTATGACCTTTTTGGGATTGAACTTCTTCTTCCCAAGAACGAGAGAAATGCTCGAACCTTCTGTCCATCTTGCGAAACTCTTCTTCGATAATCCCGCCAATATCTCCCACCTTGGATTCTGCCTCGGAGATAATATCAGCTGCAGAACCTTCTACAGCTTCTCGGATATCTTTTACGTAGGAATCCATTTCCTTCATACGTGTAGAAACCTGGACATCGAAGACCCTTACATTCTCACGGATCTCTTCCCATTCTCCTCTAAAGCGTTCTGAATGGGACGCGTGAAGAGCTCTCAATTCTTCCTCCAAGGAAGAGCGAACTCCTTTCACATAATCGTCCATTTCCTTCATACGCGTGGAAACTTGGACATTAAATCCTCTGATATTCTCTCGGATCTCTTCCCATTCAGTGCGGAAGCGATCGGTATTAGAAGCATGCAGTTTTCCTAATTCTTCTTCGAGAGATTCGCGGATCTGCTCAATTCGGGACCTGGATTTTCTTTCCTCGTCGGAACGGGAGACTTCTAATGCGGAATGGAATTCCTTGAGTCCGGTCAGGATCTCTTTTCTCAAATCTTCTGCTTCGCTACGTAAACCGCTACTGATCCGATTGAATTCATCTTCGAACGTATCGATCTGACGCATGAGCTCGGCCTTGCGGGAATCTGCCTGCTTTAAGAGTTTATTTTCGGCTTCTAGATACTTCTCTTGGAAGATATTGATGGAATCGTTAATTCCTTCCGCCTGTCTGCGAGTCTCGTTTAGGATCTCGTCCCTTCTTGTCAGAGTTTCTAGGCTCATCCCTTCTATCTCTTTACGAATGGCTTCTATTTCGATCCTGACTCCGTTTAAGAATGCTTCCTTAGAATGAATGACCTGTTCTAGGACCTGATCATATTTTTGTAATAGAGCCATTTCGTTTCTTGCGAATGTCTCTTCTAATTTACGATCAGCAAGTTCTGCTTTTTCATCTACTCTTGTTTCTAAACGATCTATCTTTTCGGAAACAGTTAAGAAAGCAGTTTGCATTCTGTCGGTTCTTGCATCCAGATCTTCTTCTTTTGCTTCTACCGATTCGAGAAGGGAACGTATTTCTTCTCTTGCGAGATCTACTTTACCGACAGTGTCGCTGAACAATGATTTGGTTTGAGTTTCCAGTTTTTGTCTGAAAGCCTCTCCAAGTTCACCTAAGCCGGACTCGATTCGATCCGCTTTGGCTTCGAGAAGACCTTCTAACTCAACGATCTTAGAAGCGAGAGATTGTAAAATATCATCAGAACGAAAATTTAGTTTTTCTTGGAATGCTTCCAAGAGGATCTCCGCCTCGGAACGGATCTCCTGGATCCTTGTACCGATTGCATGAACTTCTTTCTTTCCTAACTCAAGTCTACCAAGCCCATCTTGGATGGATTGGGATTCTTGGCGGATATCGGAGGATAAATGAACTACTTCTTTCAAATCCAAAGTGACTGCATTCAAGAAATCACGGTTAGAACGAATGGTATCTAATAATTGCCTGGACTCTTCGTTTAACGCCTTCACATCTTCTGCGAGTTTGCGAGTTTGTTTGAGAGTGATGTCTAACTCTATTCCGGAATCCTTAACGGACTGGACTTTTTCTAACGCAATCTCTTGCAGCTCTTCTTGGAGTTTTCCAGTATAGCGTTTGATTTGGCTGAGCTTATAATTCGACTTGTCCATCCTGCGAAGGAGGATTGTAATGCCTACACTGGCTAAAAAAGGTAAAAGGAGTTCTAGGCCCATATTTTGAGTTTTTAGAAGATTCTGTGAAGAAGCCCTTTCATAGAATTATGTCGCATCAAATGGATAGGAATACTCGAGACCAGGGGAATAAATCAAGAATTATTTCTCAAATCCCCAAAAAAAGGCCTTATAGCGCATTTGCGGCCCTTTACGACCGGGTCATGAGAGAGGCTCCTTACTCGGATTGGGCCTCTATGATTTTAGAAGGATACCAGATTGGCACCGGGAGTTTTCCTCCTTGTAGTATCTTCGACATGGGCTGCGGCACTTGCAAAATCTGGCCTTACCTTCCTCCTGAATCGGAACTCTGGGGAATGGACGATTCAGCTGAAATGCTTCAAATCGCCGATTCTAAGCTAATTAGAGGCACCAGGGTCCAAGGAAGCCTACTCTCCTTCCCCCCTTTACCAAACAACTTTGACCTGGCCTTCTCCATCCATGATACCTTGAATTACTTTTTGGAAGAGGCCCAAATCGAAAGGATCTTCGCCCAAACTTCGGCAATTCTTTCCGAGGATGGGGTCTTCTTTTTCGATGTGAGTACGGAAAGAAATTTTCAAAAAAATTTCCGGGGAAGGACTCTCAAAGAGACTCATGGAAGCACAAAACTAGTTTGGGAGAACGAATATGACCCCGAATCCAGTGTACTAAAGACCAGTCTTCATTTTACCGGTCCGGAAGTTTCCGGGGTGGAAGAGCATTTTCACCGGGCCTATCCATTAGAAATTTGGAAATCCTTATTAGAAGGTGCAGGCTTTACTATCCTAGGGATCGGTTCGGATTATGCTTCTTGGAAGGTTTCCTCTAGGGCGAATTATTGGAACTTTCTCTGCAGAAAAAACTCTAAGTAAAATCCAGAAAGGCCGAATCCTAGAAAGAAGAGGTTTTATTGTTGGGAAGAG is a window of Leptospira semungkisensis DNA encoding:
- a CDS encoding class I SAM-dependent DNA methyltransferase codes for the protein MSHQMDRNTRDQGNKSRIISQIPKKRPYSAFAALYDRVMREAPYSDWASMILEGYQIGTGSFPPCSIFDMGCGTCKIWPYLPPESELWGMDDSAEMLQIADSKLIRGTRVQGSLLSFPPLPNNFDLAFSIHDTLNYFLEEAQIERIFAQTSAILSEDGVFFFDVSTERNFQKNFRGRTLKETHGSTKLVWENEYDPESSVLKTSLHFTGPEVSGVEEHFHRAYPLEIWKSLLEGAGFTILGIGSDYASWKVSSRANYWNFLCRKNSK